A genomic segment from Candidatus Brocadia sinica JPN1 encodes:
- a CDS encoding HD family phosphohydrolase has protein sequence MTTSTVDTSVLKDMQTVNDTLHDIKCLSKLYHMLHHPRSSDILSNDFCYSHKELNLREIGHALISVLDMERLFPLVNNLTVCGTGSLSGIVVLITGDEAQLLASMGLSSSVANGTTFKANDGAIGQVVKSGESIIINDIEKDERFNKQQAIWYHGKTMLCVPVKVQGRVIGVIGVANKKLGENYTDYDVRFLETIAAYTSIAIKDSDLYAKIKNSNKLDQLASTYHDKNNTYLPVTWRSIKTGAFAESDLYLQTVVNNEIKYLLYCKGNTLFDDERKESFIKKNIRKIYVAKNGNVQYLRYMESNLEQIVHDEMSAIHERIRVVYDVAINLLADVTRGSNIFVNIERARDWVTVVLDFILRDREVYSHLRNVMINDGNVFNHSVNITVIGLLFGYYLGISANDLLVLGTGLLLHDIGKIRMDPYIIKNDFEKLTKEERELLRKHADLGFIFLSNSGNLTREACLIAKQHHEQYNGKGYPEGLRGEEIHYYSRIARILDEFETSISKTTENSVNPAFQVLQVMVKEMDGSFDKDILKKFIDFMHVSNYEESVETWNSNVTEFVGCDIQE, from the coding sequence ATGACAACAAGCACAGTCGACACGTCGGTTCTGAAAGATATGCAAACAGTGAACGACACATTGCATGATATTAAATGTCTTTCCAAACTATATCATATGCTTCATCATCCCCGGAGTTCAGATATACTGTCGAATGATTTCTGCTATAGTCATAAAGAGCTAAACCTGAGAGAAATTGGACATGCGCTCATTTCCGTGCTTGATATGGAGAGGCTATTTCCACTTGTTAATAATCTTACCGTTTGCGGGACTGGTAGTTTGTCAGGGATTGTAGTATTAATTACTGGAGATGAAGCGCAATTGCTGGCTTCAATGGGCCTGTCGAGCAGTGTGGCAAACGGCACAACATTCAAAGCGAATGATGGTGCAATTGGTCAGGTTGTAAAATCCGGGGAATCGATAATTATCAACGATATCGAAAAAGATGAGCGTTTTAATAAACAGCAAGCTATATGGTATCATGGGAAGACAATGCTTTGTGTGCCTGTAAAGGTACAAGGCCGGGTTATAGGGGTGATCGGCGTGGCGAATAAAAAGTTGGGAGAAAATTATACTGATTATGATGTGCGATTTTTAGAAACCATTGCGGCATATACCTCGATTGCCATAAAAGATTCAGATTTGTACGCGAAAATAAAAAATTCTAATAAATTAGATCAACTTGCATCGACTTATCATGATAAAAATAATACATATTTGCCTGTGACATGGAGAAGTATAAAAACGGGGGCTTTTGCGGAATCCGACCTGTATTTACAAACTGTAGTAAATAATGAGATTAAATATCTGTTGTATTGTAAGGGTAATACACTGTTTGATGACGAACGGAAAGAATCTTTTATTAAAAAGAATATTCGTAAAATCTATGTTGCAAAAAATGGCAACGTACAATATCTGCGATATATGGAATCAAATCTTGAGCAAATTGTTCATGATGAAATGTCTGCGATTCACGAGAGAATTCGGGTCGTTTATGACGTTGCAATAAACTTGTTGGCAGATGTTACGAGGGGTTCCAATATCTTTGTTAACATAGAGAGGGCCAGGGATTGGGTGACAGTCGTACTGGATTTCATACTGCGGGACAGGGAGGTTTATTCACATCTCAGGAATGTAATGATAAATGATGGAAATGTCTTTAACCATTCTGTAAATATAACTGTAATTGGTTTACTGTTTGGATATTATCTGGGTATTTCTGCCAATGATCTTTTGGTTTTGGGTACAGGTTTGCTCCTTCACGATATTGGTAAAATCAGGATGGATCCTTATATAATAAAAAATGATTTTGAAAAGTTAACAAAGGAAGAAAGAGAACTATTGCGAAAACACGCAGATTTGGGTTTTATTTTCTTGTCGAACAGTGGGAATTTAACCAGGGAAGCCTGTCTGATCGCTAAGCAACATCACGAGCAATATAACGGGAAGGGATATCCAGAAGGTTTAAGAGGGGAAGAGATACATTATTATAGCCGCATAGCACGTATACTGGACGAGTTTGAAACGAGCATATCGAAAACGACAGAAAATAGTGTGAACCCTGCATTCCAGGTGTTACAGGTTATGGTTAAAGAAATGGATGGCAGCTTCGACAAAGATATATTAAAGAAGTTTATTGATTTTATGCACGTTAGTAACTATGAAGAGTCTGTTGAAACCTGGAATAGTAACGTAACCGAATTCGTAGGGTGTGATATTCAGGAATAA